Genomic DNA from Ctenopharyngodon idella isolate HZGC_01 chromosome 1, HZGC01, whole genome shotgun sequence:
ACCTAAAAATAAGTCGATTTTAGAACGCCAGATGTCAAcaaaataaagatacttttactGTGCAAAGAGAAATAATGGATAACATGCTGAATAATGACAACAACAGTGGAATTATCATGAAAGATTTGCACCAAATTTCATGATTGCCCAATTCCCTATCAAACCAAACCTAAACAAGACTTTGTCCAGTCAAAACAAACATGCTTTTCCCTTGGTGAGGTTTCAGACCGAATGTTCGTTTGAAAGtatgtgtttatgtttttgGCAGATGGTATGTTTTTCTGCAGAATAAACAGTACAGATACAAGCATGTACAACCAATTGAGACCTTTACAGAGGCAGGAAATGGCATTATAAACCATAGAATTACAAATCTCAGGCTAACAGTAGCCAGCAGTTATAACTATTGTCATTCACTGGGCCCAAAGCCTGAGTAATGAGTTGAGTAACTTTCAGCAATTTTTTTCTCTTACACTCAAGGTCACACTCGCAGCAGCATGGCTTCAGCCCACCCCACTCCCCTGCTCCGCCTGCAGAGAGTAACCCTGTATCATTCTGTCCACTGTGGAGAATCTTACCCTGTCTCACTTTATCTGCCTGCAAAAGTCTAGCCTTGTCTCACTCTGTCTGCCTGCAGGAGCAGAAGCCTGTCTCACTGTATCTGCCAGTGAAGATTTAAACCTCATCGTCTTCCGCCTGGCCCTGTCTTGCTCtaacttaaagggacagttaaccctcccaaaaaaaaaaaaaaatgatgtcatcatttacttaccctcatgtcatttaaaactttattaaatgcatttctttcttcagttacactttattttaaggtatcCGTGTCACAATGTAATTGCACAAATGAGTACTGAGtaaaattaattaacaacatgtacttactattaGGTTAAGGCTTGGTTTAGTGTTATTTGcttataattatgcataatttatgtGTTATAACTAAGAACATGTAATTtgtaaaatgaagtgttacccTTTCtaggtattttgaagaatgttggtaaccaaaaagTTTTTGTGACTATTGGCTTCCATTTTATaggaaaacaatgaaacaaacaaaacactgagacatttccccacatttttttatgttccgaagaaaaaagaaagtcgtttaggtttggaacaacaggagggtgagtaaatgataacagaaatttcatttttgtgaactATCGCTTTGATGTCACCCTTGTTTCTATTGTTAACTGTGGCTTTCTTCTTCCTTTTATTAATGGTTCAAACGTTTTTTTCTGTTTCGCCAAATCAGGTTAATAATCACCTCAGTGCTTCTTATTAAAGCATTGCTAAGAGATCACATTGATAAAATGGCGAAACATACAAAaggtgtatttatttaaatacacatatagTGACAGAGATGGAAGAGGAGACAGAAAAATGTGAGAACACTCAATATGTTGGCAGAAGGAATGGAAGCCCCACCTCCTGGTTAAATAAGCCAGTTAGCCAGTcagaaaaatacaaattttcatGTGATTTGAgctcatttaatttaaacaaaatgtacAATTGTTTTGAGATTGAAAGATTGAGATTTCATTACTGATTAacaacttttttgtcattttgctaTTTGGAGAAGAGGCGGTGGAACGTCAGATGTTCTAATCTGTGAGACTGTGATTCTAATGGTTAGAGTGGGTATCCATGTTCTCACACTTATCAGCATCATCAACAAAAACAATGGATTTACCCTTGTCTTAATCAGGCACAAAATCTAGGGCTAACTAAGGGATAAACTAGTTAGACTGTCTTATCTCACTTAATAAGGTTAAAGTCCACAGTATTTTTCCACCACATAGATGTGTAAGCACACACTTACAGTCATTTAGAAAACCAATAATCTTAGGATAGAGACATGAAAAACACCTAATCTGTGTAATACAAAACTACTAGTTAGTCTGGCTATTTGGTTAAGTTATATATGGCCTCATTTTTAGAACAATGACAAGACAAGATGAATAAATGTTATAGAATGGATGCTATTTACAATACAATGGAATAAACACAATTTGACAATATATTGATAATGTAAGAAGAATTCAAAGTAGCCAGTGCACAACACATACTATAAcagaataaataacaaaaaggCAGTGTCCTTACATTTCTCATAAATATTTGTGGTTACTTTCTTTAAATATAATCCTGAAATGTACATCAAAGACCCAGATAGCTAGATCCAGGAGGAAATGAgagtaatgttaaaataatctGCAGGAAATAAATGGTGTGCCACTCTGTGCTCTTTCTGAACATTGCTGCGGAATGTTACTCGAGGGGAAAGGTCATGCAGCTTCATAGCTGTACGAATGtacatttgtatgtatgtacatgtaTGAACTTCTGCAAGTACAGGCATGTCAATACATGCTACTCTTTGTAGTGGAATGTACAACAGCTTTCTTTATCAGCATAGAATTTAGTTTGTAGACATCTGGTCCTAGATCAGCACTTATAAACCAATCTCTGGAATACCACATGAGAGCAAGCAGGAAAtgacagtatttatttttatttccttcTGATTCTGAACACAGAAGCATGGATAAAAACTAAGGCTTGATCCCCCTCTTGTGGCACATGTAAATAACTTTCAGCTCTGTAAATTTCCATTCAGTCTAGAAATTAAAGTTGAGTCTAAGTAAATAAATACCAACAACAGTGAGACCCCATTTTGTAATTTGTTAAGGGACCCCTGACTTGAGAAAACTCTTTCTGTCTCCCTGTAGGCAAATTAGGAATACATGGGAGTTGGTGCAGCCCCACCCAAAACTCTAGATACGAACACTGGGTGGGAAAGtaacaaagaaaacaagtttGAAAGACTTCAGGTTCTTCTTTTTAAAGCTTTGCACTCTCATGTTACACCTGTTGTTAGGAATAATTTGTGGCTATGAACCAAATGTTTGTCTTATTCTATTATGTAAGCACCCAGATCGGAGCCATTCCGGATATCACAAAACCTCCTGTGAGAGTtttcattccattttttttttttttttttggcctgtgACCATTTTGTGAAAAGAATAAGCTCAATCATACATAAGGTAAGAAGAGAGAAGAGTTGTAAGGgtgaatgcattttaaatgtacacaTATTCACAAAATGCATAAAGTGAAGTGCCTTCCACATCTCCTTCAGACAGAGCCACAAGTTAAAATCTTGTTAGttaatctattttaataaaatgggtGAAAATTGCCCTGCTGGGTAAAATCCTTTGTAGCTGTTACATCAGATCTAAGCCGGTCATTACATCTGGATCATAGAAGCTTAAGGTGGTGAGATTGTTTTTTGGAACACCCAACTAATGATAAGCTTTGACTAGAAAATGACCAGACTAAATCAGATAACATATTCATATGAGACACAAATACCAGTGTTTGACCATGCAGTGGATAAGAATAACTGTCACCGTCCGACTAGCGGGATGCTTGgcgctctctttttttttaatttattttatttatttatttttgcagcatttttttaatataataggcctattttatTAATCAACATAAATTGGGTATCATTCGAAagcttaaacactcaaaattcatCGTTTGAAAGCcgttttaaaattgaaaattgcATTACCATGGTCCAACTATTTTATAATCAAAACTTTTTATTACcttgacaaaacacatatcGTCGGAAAGGTTCATATTTGGGGACTGTTTTGTGATAGAAGTAATACtgtgacagaaatgtattaatttgttacaggagaatgcatcaaaaaaaaaaaaaaaaaaaaaaaatcaaaggaaTGTGAATGACACCCTGTGGTTATTTTTAGGATAgcacctaaacaaaatctcatagGAACTTCAATTTTTTTGTGGTATCAACTTcgaatttggaacacaactaaaatatctattttgtataaaatataaaatgtttagtatggtatatttgctttacagtaaatttaaacttctatatttattttacactttcaaattttacatgttttcacttcagcaataatctgctgaGTGTCTTCTCTAAAAAGAGACCAACCTTATGTCTGTAGTCCAAAGCATTCATGAATCACAACCATTTAattttggatagtgcattttcacgtctatgctcaaaaaaggggggtgacagttaaggggttaatAAAATGCTCTCAGTCTCAGGCATTATGCAACTCCCGGAAATTAGAATGAACTTGCAGTCCAAACAGCATCAAAGCCCAGACTATCATTGGGGAACTGCAAGAAATATGTGCATTCATAAATTTGCTATCTCTATAAGGGCCATTTATCAGAAACATAGATAATCTGAGCATATTTGTTTCAATTTCTTGTTTTAACTGTATAGTGGAAAACAGGAGAGGTAGGCCGATTTTTACATTCCCATTTGCTCCACTagcagaaaaataaaaacatagcaTTTACACAACTTTGCAAAAGAGGGAGGAAATCAGACACATAGATTATGgtagtcagaagagagaaagatataTCCATCAAACCCTCAGCCTTGTTTTAGGAACTCCCTCATAGCACTGTTGAGTTTTTTAATTAGGCctacttttgtcatttaaaaccaATGTAGCCTACGCAATATAATACACAAGTATAGTGttatatatggatatttaacaaatgaaaatatattttaaaagcttaGATAGACGATGTTGATAACTGTGAAAAAAAGTGTCCACTAAATGCGTTTCATGGCaaaattttaaaagttgaacaaCTACGCCCTCTATAGGACGGTTTTGCTATGTATGTGTAAAATGTTATTGGATTATTTCAGACATGGCGGAAGGACTGCGAATTCTCCCTTTTAAAAGGCTTTTACTGCTGATTTTCTTACCGAGAATATACGTGTTTGTTTGAAGGTGAAGGCGTTGCATTAGTCTGCGATTTAgaaattgattattttattcatattttgcaGCAGTTTATTCTTATAAACGAATGTAGCATGTAGGCTAAACGCTGTTGAAAccaacaacatttttttgtacTAGATTAAGTACCTTTCTTGCTTTCTTGTCAGTTTAATGTATAAGAGGCCATGAATACTAAAGAGATAATTCATTATGCTATACAAATAGAAAAGTTGCACAGTGATGGCAGCTATGAAGATATTGTACCATTACTGACAGATCTGAATAACATTTCTGTCACATTAGAGCAGATTCAGACTACAGAAATTGTGAAGGTTCTTTATAAATTACTTAAGGTCTGTCCAGTTGTAAGTGCTAAAACAATAGCAAAGAGCTTGCTCTCAAAATGGAAGAAGTTATACAAGTTGTCACCTATGCTGAAAATTAATAACAAGGACACATGGGAAGACAAGGAACTAGAGACACATAACCTGCCAAATGTTGAGGTGTCTTTGGAAATTCCCTCTGTAACCAATGGATCTCAGCACTTAAATGAAAAGGGGAATGCGAATCAAGAATTTACATGCAACACAGAGCAACATGATATAACAAAGGATGTAAAACAGGACAAATGTGAAGACAGTAGTGTGGGCTCAGATAAGTTGTCTTCTGAAAAGCCTTGTCCAGCAAATGACGCTGCAGAATCTGTTCAGCTACAACATGAGGAAGAATGCTTCACTCCAGCCATAACGTCACATAGATCCGATAGAGAGGAAGATCCTCAAAACACAAATCAGCCCAGCACTTCCTCTGACTCCACGGCATTGAGATCCAAATGTATCTTGCTGATTCTCCAGGCTCTTACCCCAAATCAGCAAAAAGACTCAGATCATATGGACAAACACAAAGCCCTTGCTCAGGACATTGAAGCACATGTTCATGCTCTTTACGGAAGAAACCAGCTTAAGTACAAGTCCTGCATCAGGAGCAAGGTGGCCAACCTAAAGAACCCAAAGAACCCTCATCTACGCCAAGGCCTTATGTCAGGACAGCTGACTCCCGAGGCATTTGCCCGGATGTCTGCAGAGGAAATGGCAGGGGCAGAACTTCGACAGCTCAGGGAAGGTTACACCACTTTGGGCATCAGTGAGCATCAGTTACCAGAGGCGGTGGAAGGGACACCCACCAATAAAGTTCGCTGCAGGCACTGTGGCAGTTTGGACTGCAGGGTGACACAGATATCACGAGGGATGCTGTTCTTGCCCTCGTGGGTTCGGAGTGGCAGTGCAGATGATGATTTGATGACTTTTATGACCTGTGCTAA
This window encodes:
- the LOC127519970 gene encoding transcription elongation factor A N-terminal and central domain-containing protein; its protein translation is MNTKEIIHYAIQIEKLHSDGSYEDIVPLLTDLNNISVTLEQIQTTEIVKVLYKLLKVCPVVSAKTIAKSLLSKWKKLYKLSPMLKINNKDTWEDKELETHNLPNVEVSLEIPSVTNGSQHLNEKGNANQEFTCNTEQHDITKDVKQDKCEDSSVGSDKLSSEKPCPANDAAESVQLQHEEECFTPAITSHRSDREEDPQNTNQPSTSSDSTALRSKCILLILQALTPNQQKDSDHMDKHKALAQDIEAHVHALYGRNQLKYKSCIRSKVANLKNPKNPHLRQGLMSGQLTPEAFARMSAEEMAGAELRQLREGYTTLGISEHQLPEAVEGTPTNKVRCRHCGSLDCRVTQISRGMLFLPSWVRSGSADDDLMTFMTCANCGEQWYHSSWVCL